The proteins below come from a single Oncorhynchus gorbuscha isolate QuinsamMale2020 ecotype Even-year linkage group LG12, OgorEven_v1.0, whole genome shotgun sequence genomic window:
- the LOC123990641 gene encoding heterogeneous nuclear ribonucleoprotein Q-like isoform X4 codes for MMSGDMVTDQVNGNGTEEPMDTTTVDTTAAEVKHSDHFQTLLDAGLPQKIAEKLDAIYVAGLVAHSDLDERAIEALKEFNEEGALQVLLQFKESDLSHVQNKSAFLCGVMKTYRQREKQGTKVSDSTKGPDEAKIKALLDRTSYTLDVTTGQRKYGGPPPESVYSGSQPTIGTEIFVGKIPRDLFEDELVPLFEKAGPIWDLRLMMDPLSGLNRGYAFVTFCTKEAASEAVNLCNNHEIRPGKHIGVCISVANNRLFVGSIPKSKTKEQMVEEFAKVTEGLNDVILYHQPDDKKKNRGFCFLEYEDHKTAAQARRRLMSGKVKVWGNVVTVEWADPIEEPDSEVMAKVKVLFVRNLANSVTEEILEKSFGKFGRLERVKKLKDYAFIHFDERDSAVKALAEMNGKDLEGEHIDIVFAKPPDQKRKERKAQRQAAKTNMYDDYYYNYGPPQLPPPTRGGRSRGGGRGGYAYPPDYYGYEDYYDYYGYDYHNYRDGYEDPYYGYDDYQAPARGRGGRSAWGPSPARGRGGAGAFRGRGGFSPRGGPGSSRGGARGGVQQRGRGGVRGARGGRGGNVGGKRKADGYNQPDSKRRQTNNQNWGSQPIAQQPLQAGKRGRGRS; via the exons ATG ATGTCTGGAGACATGGTGACTGATCAAGTAAATGGAAATGGTACAGAAGAACCAATGGACACAACTACAGTGGACACAACTGCAGCAGAAGTTAAACATTCAGACCATTTCCAGACTTTATTAGACGCTGGTTTACCACAGAAAATTGCTGAAAAATTAGATGCAATTTACGTAGCAG GACTGGTAGCACACAGTGACCTAGATGAAAGGGCTATTGAAGCGTTGAAAGAATTTAATGAAGAAGGTGCTCTGCAAGTCCTGCTTCAGTTTAAGGAAAGTGATCTGTCGCACGTGCAA AACAAAAGTGCATTTCTCTGTGGAGTAATGAAGActtacagacagagggagaagcaaGGGACCAAAGTTTCAGATTCCACAAAGGGACCAGATGAGGCAAAAATAAAG GCTCTGCTTGATAGAACCAGCTATACACTTGATGTGACAACGGGTCAGCGCAAGTATGGAGGCCCTCCCCCAGAGTCTGTGTATTCAGGTTCTCAACCCACTATTGGAACAGAG ATATTTGTTGGGAAAATTCCTCGAGACTTGTTTGAGGACGAGCTGGTGCCGCTCTTTGAGAAGGCGGGACCTATCTGGGATCTACGTCTAATGATGGACCCACTTAGTGGCCTGAACAGGGGGTACGCCTTTGTCACTTTCTGCACTAAAGAGGCTGCCTCAGAGGCAGTAAACCTG TGTAATAATCATGAAATACGCCCCGGCAAACACATTGGAGTGTGTATATCTGTTGCCAATAACCGGCTGTTCGTCGGCTCCATCCCCAAGAGTAAAACGAAAGAGCAAATGGTTGAGGAGTTTGCTAAAGTCACAG AGGGTCTTAATGATGTCATACTGTACCATCAGCCGGATGACAAAAAGAAGAACCGAGGTTTTTGCTTTTTGGAATACGAGGACCATAAAACTGCTGCTCAGGCCAGACGCAGGTTGATGAGTGGCAAGGTGAAAGTCTGGGGGAATGTGGTTACTGTGGAATGGGCAGACCCCATCGAGGAACCCGATTCTGAGGTCATGGCCAAG GTCAAAGTTTTGTTTGTCCGAAACCTTGCGAACAGTGTTACGGAAGAAATACTGGAAAAATCATTCGGCAAGTTTGGTAGACTGGAGCGAGTGAAAAAGCTGAAAGATTACGCGTTCATTCACTTTGATGAGAGGGACAGTGCAGTCAAG GCATTGGCTGAAATGAATGGCAAAGATCTAGAGGGAGAGCACATTGACATAGTCTTTGCAAAGCCTCCTGATCAGAAGAGGAAAGAACGCAAAGCTCAGAGACAAGCAGCCAAAACTAACAT GtatgatgattattattacaACTACGGCCCCCCTCAGTTGCCCCCTCCCACAAGAGGTGGAAGAAGTAGAGGTGGTGGTAGGGGAGGGTATGCTTACCCCCCTGACTATTATGGCTATGAGGATTACTACGATTATTATGGTTATGACTACCACAATTACCGTGACGGATACGAGGACCCCTACTACGGCTATGATGACTATCAGGCTCCCGCTAgaggaagagggggcagaagtGCCTGGGGGCCATCACCAGCCAGAGGCCGAGGCGGTGCAGGTGCTTTCAGGGGCAGAGGTGGCTTCTCACCGCGTGGTGGTCCAGGATCAAGCAGAGGAGGTGCCAGAGGAGGTGTGCAGCAGAGAGGCCGCGGCGGGGTACGTGGTGCAAGGGGTGGCCGCGGTGGAAATGTAGGAGGAAAGCGCAAAGCTGATGGGTACAACCAGCCAGATTCCAAGCGGCGCCAGACCAATAATCAGAACTGGGGCTCTCAACCCATTGCTCAGCAACCGCTCCAAG
- the LOC123990641 gene encoding heterogeneous nuclear ribonucleoprotein Q-like isoform X1 has protein sequence MMSGDMVTDQVNGNGTEEPMDTTTVDTTAAEVKHSDHFQTLLDAGLPQKIAEKLDAIYVAGLVAHSDLDERAIEALKEFNEEGALQVLLQFKESDLSHVQNKSAFLCGVMKTYRQREKQGTKVSDSTKGPDEAKIKALLDRTSYTLDVTTGQRKYGGPPPESVYSGSQPTIGTEIFVGKIPRDLFEDELVPLFEKAGPIWDLRLMMDPLSGLNRGYAFVTFCTKEAASEAVNLCNNHEIRPGKHIGVCISVANNRLFVGSIPKSKTKEQMVEEFAKVTEGLNDVILYHQPDDKKKNRGFCFLEYEDHKTAAQARRRLMSGKVKVWGNVVTVEWADPIEEPDSEVMAKVKVLFVRNLANSVTEEILEKSFGKFGRLERVKKLKDYAFIHFDERDSAVKALAEMNGKDLEGEHIDIVFAKPPDQKRKERKAQRQAAKTNMYDDYYYNYGPPQLPPPTRGGRSRGGGRGGYAYPPDYYGYEDYYDYYGYDYHNYRDGYEDPYYGYDDYQAPARGRGGRSAWGPSPARGRGGAGAFRGRGGFSPRGGPGSSRGGARGGVQQRGRGGVRGARGGRGGNVGGKRKADGYNQPDSKRRQTNNQNWGSQPIAQQPLQGGDRSGNYGYKSDNQEFYQDSFGQQWK, from the exons ATG ATGTCTGGAGACATGGTGACTGATCAAGTAAATGGAAATGGTACAGAAGAACCAATGGACACAACTACAGTGGACACAACTGCAGCAGAAGTTAAACATTCAGACCATTTCCAGACTTTATTAGACGCTGGTTTACCACAGAAAATTGCTGAAAAATTAGATGCAATTTACGTAGCAG GACTGGTAGCACACAGTGACCTAGATGAAAGGGCTATTGAAGCGTTGAAAGAATTTAATGAAGAAGGTGCTCTGCAAGTCCTGCTTCAGTTTAAGGAAAGTGATCTGTCGCACGTGCAA AACAAAAGTGCATTTCTCTGTGGAGTAATGAAGActtacagacagagggagaagcaaGGGACCAAAGTTTCAGATTCCACAAAGGGACCAGATGAGGCAAAAATAAAG GCTCTGCTTGATAGAACCAGCTATACACTTGATGTGACAACGGGTCAGCGCAAGTATGGAGGCCCTCCCCCAGAGTCTGTGTATTCAGGTTCTCAACCCACTATTGGAACAGAG ATATTTGTTGGGAAAATTCCTCGAGACTTGTTTGAGGACGAGCTGGTGCCGCTCTTTGAGAAGGCGGGACCTATCTGGGATCTACGTCTAATGATGGACCCACTTAGTGGCCTGAACAGGGGGTACGCCTTTGTCACTTTCTGCACTAAAGAGGCTGCCTCAGAGGCAGTAAACCTG TGTAATAATCATGAAATACGCCCCGGCAAACACATTGGAGTGTGTATATCTGTTGCCAATAACCGGCTGTTCGTCGGCTCCATCCCCAAGAGTAAAACGAAAGAGCAAATGGTTGAGGAGTTTGCTAAAGTCACAG AGGGTCTTAATGATGTCATACTGTACCATCAGCCGGATGACAAAAAGAAGAACCGAGGTTTTTGCTTTTTGGAATACGAGGACCATAAAACTGCTGCTCAGGCCAGACGCAGGTTGATGAGTGGCAAGGTGAAAGTCTGGGGGAATGTGGTTACTGTGGAATGGGCAGACCCCATCGAGGAACCCGATTCTGAGGTCATGGCCAAG GTCAAAGTTTTGTTTGTCCGAAACCTTGCGAACAGTGTTACGGAAGAAATACTGGAAAAATCATTCGGCAAGTTTGGTAGACTGGAGCGAGTGAAAAAGCTGAAAGATTACGCGTTCATTCACTTTGATGAGAGGGACAGTGCAGTCAAG GCATTGGCTGAAATGAATGGCAAAGATCTAGAGGGAGAGCACATTGACATAGTCTTTGCAAAGCCTCCTGATCAGAAGAGGAAAGAACGCAAAGCTCAGAGACAAGCAGCCAAAACTAACAT GtatgatgattattattacaACTACGGCCCCCCTCAGTTGCCCCCTCCCACAAGAGGTGGAAGAAGTAGAGGTGGTGGTAGGGGAGGGTATGCTTACCCCCCTGACTATTATGGCTATGAGGATTACTACGATTATTATGGTTATGACTACCACAATTACCGTGACGGATACGAGGACCCCTACTACGGCTATGATGACTATCAGGCTCCCGCTAgaggaagagggggcagaagtGCCTGGGGGCCATCACCAGCCAGAGGCCGAGGCGGTGCAGGTGCTTTCAGGGGCAGAGGTGGCTTCTCACCGCGTGGTGGTCCAGGATCAAGCAGAGGAGGTGCCAGAGGAGGTGTGCAGCAGAGAGGCCGCGGCGGGGTACGTGGTGCAAGGGGTGGCCGCGGTGGAAATGTAGGAGGAAAGCGCAAAGCTGATGGGTACAACCAGCCAGATTCCAAGCGGCGCCAGACCAATAATCAGAACTGGGGCTCTCAACCCATTGCTCAGCAACCGCTCCAAGGTGGTGATCGTTCTGGTAACTATGGTTACAAATCTGACAACCAGGAGTTTTATCAGGATTCTTTTGGGCAACAGTGGAAGTAG
- the LOC123990641 gene encoding heterogeneous nuclear ribonucleoprotein Q-like isoform X5: MMSGDMVTDQVNGNGTEEPMDTTTVDTTAAEVKHSDHFQTLLDAGLPQKIAEKLDAIYVAGLVAHSDLDERAIEALKEFNEEGALQVLLQFKESDLSHVQNKSAFLCGVMKTYRQREKQGTKVSDSTKGPDEAKIKALLDRTSYTLDVTTGQRKYGGPPPESVYSGSQPTIGTEIFVGKIPRDLFEDELVPLFEKAGPIWDLRLMMDPLSGLNRGYAFVTFCTKEAASEAVNLCNNHEIRPGKHIGVCISVANNRLFVGSIPKSKTKEQMVEEFAKVTEGLNDVILYHQPDDKKKNRGFCFLEYEDHKTAAQARRRLMSGKVKVWGNVVTVEWADPIEEPDSEVMAKVKVLFVRNLANSVTEEILEKSFGKFGRLERVKKLKDYAFIHFDERDSAVKALAEMNGKDLEGEHIDIVFAKPPDQKRKERKAQRQAAKTNMYDDYYYNYGPPQLPPPTRGGRSRGGGRGGYAYPPDYYGYEDYYDYYGYDYHNYRDGYEDPYYGYDDYQAPARGRGGRSAWGPSPARGRGGAGAFRGRGGFSPRGGPGSSRGGARGGVQQRGRGGVRGARGGRGGNVGGKRKADGYNQPDSKRRQTNNQNWGSQPIAQQPLQGKRGRGRS, encoded by the exons ATG ATGTCTGGAGACATGGTGACTGATCAAGTAAATGGAAATGGTACAGAAGAACCAATGGACACAACTACAGTGGACACAACTGCAGCAGAAGTTAAACATTCAGACCATTTCCAGACTTTATTAGACGCTGGTTTACCACAGAAAATTGCTGAAAAATTAGATGCAATTTACGTAGCAG GACTGGTAGCACACAGTGACCTAGATGAAAGGGCTATTGAAGCGTTGAAAGAATTTAATGAAGAAGGTGCTCTGCAAGTCCTGCTTCAGTTTAAGGAAAGTGATCTGTCGCACGTGCAA AACAAAAGTGCATTTCTCTGTGGAGTAATGAAGActtacagacagagggagaagcaaGGGACCAAAGTTTCAGATTCCACAAAGGGACCAGATGAGGCAAAAATAAAG GCTCTGCTTGATAGAACCAGCTATACACTTGATGTGACAACGGGTCAGCGCAAGTATGGAGGCCCTCCCCCAGAGTCTGTGTATTCAGGTTCTCAACCCACTATTGGAACAGAG ATATTTGTTGGGAAAATTCCTCGAGACTTGTTTGAGGACGAGCTGGTGCCGCTCTTTGAGAAGGCGGGACCTATCTGGGATCTACGTCTAATGATGGACCCACTTAGTGGCCTGAACAGGGGGTACGCCTTTGTCACTTTCTGCACTAAAGAGGCTGCCTCAGAGGCAGTAAACCTG TGTAATAATCATGAAATACGCCCCGGCAAACACATTGGAGTGTGTATATCTGTTGCCAATAACCGGCTGTTCGTCGGCTCCATCCCCAAGAGTAAAACGAAAGAGCAAATGGTTGAGGAGTTTGCTAAAGTCACAG AGGGTCTTAATGATGTCATACTGTACCATCAGCCGGATGACAAAAAGAAGAACCGAGGTTTTTGCTTTTTGGAATACGAGGACCATAAAACTGCTGCTCAGGCCAGACGCAGGTTGATGAGTGGCAAGGTGAAAGTCTGGGGGAATGTGGTTACTGTGGAATGGGCAGACCCCATCGAGGAACCCGATTCTGAGGTCATGGCCAAG GTCAAAGTTTTGTTTGTCCGAAACCTTGCGAACAGTGTTACGGAAGAAATACTGGAAAAATCATTCGGCAAGTTTGGTAGACTGGAGCGAGTGAAAAAGCTGAAAGATTACGCGTTCATTCACTTTGATGAGAGGGACAGTGCAGTCAAG GCATTGGCTGAAATGAATGGCAAAGATCTAGAGGGAGAGCACATTGACATAGTCTTTGCAAAGCCTCCTGATCAGAAGAGGAAAGAACGCAAAGCTCAGAGACAAGCAGCCAAAACTAACAT GtatgatgattattattacaACTACGGCCCCCCTCAGTTGCCCCCTCCCACAAGAGGTGGAAGAAGTAGAGGTGGTGGTAGGGGAGGGTATGCTTACCCCCCTGACTATTATGGCTATGAGGATTACTACGATTATTATGGTTATGACTACCACAATTACCGTGACGGATACGAGGACCCCTACTACGGCTATGATGACTATCAGGCTCCCGCTAgaggaagagggggcagaagtGCCTGGGGGCCATCACCAGCCAGAGGCCGAGGCGGTGCAGGTGCTTTCAGGGGCAGAGGTGGCTTCTCACCGCGTGGTGGTCCAGGATCAAGCAGAGGAGGTGCCAGAGGAGGTGTGCAGCAGAGAGGCCGCGGCGGGGTACGTGGTGCAAGGGGTGGCCGCGGTGGAAATGTAGGAGGAAAGCGCAAAGCTGATGGGTACAACCAGCCAGATTCCAAGCGGCGCCAGACCAATAATCAGAACTGGGGCTCTCAACCCATTGCTCAGCAACCGCTCCAAG
- the LOC123990641 gene encoding heterogeneous nuclear ribonucleoprotein Q-like isoform X3: MMSGDMVTDQVNGNGTEEPMDTTTVDTTAAEVKHSDHFQTLLDAGLPQKIAEKLDAIYVAGLVAHSDLDERAIEALKEFNEEGALQVLLQFKESDLSHVQNKSAFLCGVMKTYRQREKQGTKVSDSTKGPDEAKIKALLDRTSYTLDVTTGQRKYGGPPPESVYSGSQPTIGTEIFVGKIPRDLFEDELVPLFEKAGPIWDLRLMMDPLSGLNRGYAFVTFCTKEAASEAVNLCNNHEIRPGKHIGVCISVANNRLFVGSIPKSKTKEQMVEEFAKVTEGLNDVILYHQPDDKKKNRGFCFLEYEDHKTAAQARRRLMSGKVKVWGNVVTVEWADPIEEPDSEVMAKVKVLFVRNLANSVTEEILEKSFGKFGRLERVKKLKDYAFIHFDERDSAVKALAEMNGKDLEGEHIDIVFAKPPDQKRKERKAQRQAAKTNMYDDYYYNYGPPQLPPPTRGGRSRGGGRGGYAYPPDYYGYEDYYDYYGYDYHNYRDGYEDPYYGYDDYQAPARGRGGRSAWGPSPARGRGGAGAFRGRGGFSPRGGPGSSRGGARGGVQQRGRGGVRGARGGRGGNVGGKRKADGYNQPDSKRRQTNNQNWGSQPIAQQPLQGGDRSGKRGRGRS, translated from the exons ATG ATGTCTGGAGACATGGTGACTGATCAAGTAAATGGAAATGGTACAGAAGAACCAATGGACACAACTACAGTGGACACAACTGCAGCAGAAGTTAAACATTCAGACCATTTCCAGACTTTATTAGACGCTGGTTTACCACAGAAAATTGCTGAAAAATTAGATGCAATTTACGTAGCAG GACTGGTAGCACACAGTGACCTAGATGAAAGGGCTATTGAAGCGTTGAAAGAATTTAATGAAGAAGGTGCTCTGCAAGTCCTGCTTCAGTTTAAGGAAAGTGATCTGTCGCACGTGCAA AACAAAAGTGCATTTCTCTGTGGAGTAATGAAGActtacagacagagggagaagcaaGGGACCAAAGTTTCAGATTCCACAAAGGGACCAGATGAGGCAAAAATAAAG GCTCTGCTTGATAGAACCAGCTATACACTTGATGTGACAACGGGTCAGCGCAAGTATGGAGGCCCTCCCCCAGAGTCTGTGTATTCAGGTTCTCAACCCACTATTGGAACAGAG ATATTTGTTGGGAAAATTCCTCGAGACTTGTTTGAGGACGAGCTGGTGCCGCTCTTTGAGAAGGCGGGACCTATCTGGGATCTACGTCTAATGATGGACCCACTTAGTGGCCTGAACAGGGGGTACGCCTTTGTCACTTTCTGCACTAAAGAGGCTGCCTCAGAGGCAGTAAACCTG TGTAATAATCATGAAATACGCCCCGGCAAACACATTGGAGTGTGTATATCTGTTGCCAATAACCGGCTGTTCGTCGGCTCCATCCCCAAGAGTAAAACGAAAGAGCAAATGGTTGAGGAGTTTGCTAAAGTCACAG AGGGTCTTAATGATGTCATACTGTACCATCAGCCGGATGACAAAAAGAAGAACCGAGGTTTTTGCTTTTTGGAATACGAGGACCATAAAACTGCTGCTCAGGCCAGACGCAGGTTGATGAGTGGCAAGGTGAAAGTCTGGGGGAATGTGGTTACTGTGGAATGGGCAGACCCCATCGAGGAACCCGATTCTGAGGTCATGGCCAAG GTCAAAGTTTTGTTTGTCCGAAACCTTGCGAACAGTGTTACGGAAGAAATACTGGAAAAATCATTCGGCAAGTTTGGTAGACTGGAGCGAGTGAAAAAGCTGAAAGATTACGCGTTCATTCACTTTGATGAGAGGGACAGTGCAGTCAAG GCATTGGCTGAAATGAATGGCAAAGATCTAGAGGGAGAGCACATTGACATAGTCTTTGCAAAGCCTCCTGATCAGAAGAGGAAAGAACGCAAAGCTCAGAGACAAGCAGCCAAAACTAACAT GtatgatgattattattacaACTACGGCCCCCCTCAGTTGCCCCCTCCCACAAGAGGTGGAAGAAGTAGAGGTGGTGGTAGGGGAGGGTATGCTTACCCCCCTGACTATTATGGCTATGAGGATTACTACGATTATTATGGTTATGACTACCACAATTACCGTGACGGATACGAGGACCCCTACTACGGCTATGATGACTATCAGGCTCCCGCTAgaggaagagggggcagaagtGCCTGGGGGCCATCACCAGCCAGAGGCCGAGGCGGTGCAGGTGCTTTCAGGGGCAGAGGTGGCTTCTCACCGCGTGGTGGTCCAGGATCAAGCAGAGGAGGTGCCAGAGGAGGTGTGCAGCAGAGAGGCCGCGGCGGGGTACGTGGTGCAAGGGGTGGCCGCGGTGGAAATGTAGGAGGAAAGCGCAAAGCTGATGGGTACAACCAGCCAGATTCCAAGCGGCGCCAGACCAATAATCAGAACTGGGGCTCTCAACCCATTGCTCAGCAACCGCTCCAAGGTGGTGATCGTTCTG
- the LOC123990641 gene encoding heterogeneous nuclear ribonucleoprotein Q-like isoform X2 has translation MMSGDMVTDQVNGNGTEEPMDTTTVDTTAAEVKHSDHFQTLLDAGLPQKIAEKLDAIYVAGLVAHSDLDERAIEALKEFNEEGALQVLLQFKESDLSHVQNKSAFLCGVMKTYRQREKQGTKVSDSTKGPDEAKIKALLDRTSYTLDVTTGQRKYGGPPPESVYSGSQPTIGTEIFVGKIPRDLFEDELVPLFEKAGPIWDLRLMMDPLSGLNRGYAFVTFCTKEAASEAVNLCNNHEIRPGKHIGVCISVANNRLFVGSIPKSKTKEQMVEEFAKVTEGLNDVILYHQPDDKKKNRGFCFLEYEDHKTAAQARRRLMSGKVKVWGNVVTVEWADPIEEPDSEVMAKVKVLFVRNLANSVTEEILEKSFGKFGRLERVKKLKDYAFIHFDERDSAVKALAEMNGKDLEGEHIDIVFAKPPDQKRKERKAQRQAAKTNMYDDYYYNYGPPQLPPPTRGGRSRGGGRGGYAYPPDYYGYEDYYDYYGYDYHNYRDGYEDPYYGYDDYQAPARGRGGRSAWGPSPARGRGGAGAFRGRGGFSPRGGPGSSRGGARGGVQQRGRGGVRGARGGRGGNVGGKRKADGYNQPDSKRRQTNNQNWGSQPIAQQPLQGGDRSAGKRGRGRS, from the exons ATG ATGTCTGGAGACATGGTGACTGATCAAGTAAATGGAAATGGTACAGAAGAACCAATGGACACAACTACAGTGGACACAACTGCAGCAGAAGTTAAACATTCAGACCATTTCCAGACTTTATTAGACGCTGGTTTACCACAGAAAATTGCTGAAAAATTAGATGCAATTTACGTAGCAG GACTGGTAGCACACAGTGACCTAGATGAAAGGGCTATTGAAGCGTTGAAAGAATTTAATGAAGAAGGTGCTCTGCAAGTCCTGCTTCAGTTTAAGGAAAGTGATCTGTCGCACGTGCAA AACAAAAGTGCATTTCTCTGTGGAGTAATGAAGActtacagacagagggagaagcaaGGGACCAAAGTTTCAGATTCCACAAAGGGACCAGATGAGGCAAAAATAAAG GCTCTGCTTGATAGAACCAGCTATACACTTGATGTGACAACGGGTCAGCGCAAGTATGGAGGCCCTCCCCCAGAGTCTGTGTATTCAGGTTCTCAACCCACTATTGGAACAGAG ATATTTGTTGGGAAAATTCCTCGAGACTTGTTTGAGGACGAGCTGGTGCCGCTCTTTGAGAAGGCGGGACCTATCTGGGATCTACGTCTAATGATGGACCCACTTAGTGGCCTGAACAGGGGGTACGCCTTTGTCACTTTCTGCACTAAAGAGGCTGCCTCAGAGGCAGTAAACCTG TGTAATAATCATGAAATACGCCCCGGCAAACACATTGGAGTGTGTATATCTGTTGCCAATAACCGGCTGTTCGTCGGCTCCATCCCCAAGAGTAAAACGAAAGAGCAAATGGTTGAGGAGTTTGCTAAAGTCACAG AGGGTCTTAATGATGTCATACTGTACCATCAGCCGGATGACAAAAAGAAGAACCGAGGTTTTTGCTTTTTGGAATACGAGGACCATAAAACTGCTGCTCAGGCCAGACGCAGGTTGATGAGTGGCAAGGTGAAAGTCTGGGGGAATGTGGTTACTGTGGAATGGGCAGACCCCATCGAGGAACCCGATTCTGAGGTCATGGCCAAG GTCAAAGTTTTGTTTGTCCGAAACCTTGCGAACAGTGTTACGGAAGAAATACTGGAAAAATCATTCGGCAAGTTTGGTAGACTGGAGCGAGTGAAAAAGCTGAAAGATTACGCGTTCATTCACTTTGATGAGAGGGACAGTGCAGTCAAG GCATTGGCTGAAATGAATGGCAAAGATCTAGAGGGAGAGCACATTGACATAGTCTTTGCAAAGCCTCCTGATCAGAAGAGGAAAGAACGCAAAGCTCAGAGACAAGCAGCCAAAACTAACAT GtatgatgattattattacaACTACGGCCCCCCTCAGTTGCCCCCTCCCACAAGAGGTGGAAGAAGTAGAGGTGGTGGTAGGGGAGGGTATGCTTACCCCCCTGACTATTATGGCTATGAGGATTACTACGATTATTATGGTTATGACTACCACAATTACCGTGACGGATACGAGGACCCCTACTACGGCTATGATGACTATCAGGCTCCCGCTAgaggaagagggggcagaagtGCCTGGGGGCCATCACCAGCCAGAGGCCGAGGCGGTGCAGGTGCTTTCAGGGGCAGAGGTGGCTTCTCACCGCGTGGTGGTCCAGGATCAAGCAGAGGAGGTGCCAGAGGAGGTGTGCAGCAGAGAGGCCGCGGCGGGGTACGTGGTGCAAGGGGTGGCCGCGGTGGAAATGTAGGAGGAAAGCGCAAAGCTGATGGGTACAACCAGCCAGATTCCAAGCGGCGCCAGACCAATAATCAGAACTGGGGCTCTCAACCCATTGCTCAGCAACCGCTCCAAGGTGGTGATCGTTCTG